A DNA window from Zingiber officinale cultivar Zhangliang chromosome 3A, Zo_v1.1, whole genome shotgun sequence contains the following coding sequences:
- the LOC122050487 gene encoding uncharacterized protein LOC122050487 yields MRVFPIPPPSFLSLQHRVFLFEVSWPREEETTAKFEVAVSNRSDPSAPSARSSTRKQYENCVSCPRCGLSRWKLNKNKVEKKGVLAKVVWYFPPIPRFKCMFKSLETSRNLTWHADSTRVVGQLRHPVDSPSWKLVDHMWPDFESEPRNLRLALAADDINPHSNLSSRYSCWPIMLVNYNLPPNMCMKRKYIMLTMLISRPKQSRNDIDVYLEVLVEDLQRLWEGVDGVYDAYRRQFFILKAVLLWTINDFPAYGNLSGCTTHGYYACLVCGEDTYARHLENGKKMSFAGHRRFLSRFHPYRRQMKEFNGMEELGEAARPLSGIKLFDKLSDIRCEFGKKISVKGKIKNAKANKLEVNIEEKDLGEKTKDNVAARLDIVEMGIRPELTPIVEEKRTYLPLATCSFTKKEKLQVCKSLKDIKVPEGFSSNMNNIVCMDQLKLTCLKSHDCHVLMQHFLPIVIRDALPKHVRYAIIRLCFFFKDICCKVIDVAKLDKLQSDLVVTLCLLEQYFPPSFLDIMLYLTAHLVREVRLCGPVYFRWMYPFERCMKVLKSYVGSRKHPEGCIVQRYLAEKAIEFCSEYLNGVDPIGAPQSIRDSKANFFDLQACNTPIIVQQVDLQQAHLTVLENMEEKDERWIQDAHNKRFIDWFRTKVAAEIDSYNGGTTSTLTWLAHGPRVQILKYNSYVINGNLYQTKARDDDRVCQNSGVSLVANTILVCSAKDKNPLLADVSFYGVIEEIWELDYHQFHIPLFKCAWVANDKGIINNDECGFTLVNLNKRGHKNDKFVLTSQVNQVFYIDDPLKKGWSIVLPVPNRCYEEDDDDWSSIPDSRPIDDVNTHCTIPAHERYFRSEIEGGVAVEEIHEVADAELHGVADAELHGVTDREEHSVDV; encoded by the exons ATGCGTGTCTTCCCTATCCCACCCCCTTCGTTCCTTTCCTTGCAGCACCGTGTCTTCCTCTTTGAGGTTTCTTGGCCACGGGAAGAAGAGACAACTGCCAAGTTTGAGGTCGCCGTCTCTAACCGATCCGATCCTTCAGCCCCATCAGCTCGATCGTCAACCAG GAAGCAATATGAAAACTGCGTAAGTTGCCCTAGATGTGGTTTGTCACGGTGGAAGCTAAACAAAAACAAGGTTGAGAAGAAAGGTGTTCTTGCTAAGGTGGTTTGGTATTTCCCTCCCATTCCAAGATTTAAGtgcatgtttaaatctttagagACCTCGAGAAATTTAACATGGCATGCAGATTCTACAAGAGTTGTTGGTCAGTTACGCCATCCAGTTGATTCACCATCATGGAAGTTGGTGGATCATATGTGGCCTGACTTTGAAAGTGAGCCAAGAAATCTTCGCCTAGCACTTGCAGCTGATGACATTAATCCTCATAGCAACCTTAGCAGTCGGTACAGCTGTTGGCCAATCATGTTGGTCAACTATAATTTACCTCCAAATATGTGTATGAAGAGGAAATACATCATGCTAACTATGCTCATTTCAAGGCCTAAGCAGTCtagaaatgatattgatgtctaTCTGGAGGTGTTAGTTGAAGATTTGCAACGATTGtgggaaggagttgatggagtcTATGATGCTTATCGCAGACAGTTCTTCATTCTTAAAGCAGTCTTATTATGGACCATCAATGACTTTCCTGCATATGGTAACCTTAGTGGATGTACTACACATGGTTATTATGCGTGTCTAGTATGCGGAGAAGATACTTATGCAAGACACTTGGAAAATGGGAAGAAAATGTCATTTGCTGGCCATAGAAGATTCCTATCACGATTTCATCCATATCGTAGGCAAATGAAGGAGTTTAATGGCATGGAGGAACTTGGAGAAGCAGCTAGACCATTATCTGGGATTAAGTTGTTTGACAAACTTTCTGACATAAGGTGTGAGTTTGGAAAGAAGATAAGTGTGAAAGGGAAAATAAAGAATGCAAAGGCTAATAAGTTGGAAGTCAatatagaagaaaaagatttagga GAAAAAACCAAGGATAATGTGGCAGCTAGGTTGGACATAGTTGAGATGGGAATTAGGCCTGAATTAACACCTATAGTTGAGGAGAAAAGAACATATCTTCCTCTTGCTACGTGCTCATtcacaaaaaaagaaaagttgcAAGTGTGCAAGTCATTAAAGGATATAAAAGTTCCAGAAGGTTTCTCTTCGAACATGAATAATATTGTGTGCATGGATCAGTTGAAGTTGACTTGCTTGAAATCCCATGATTGTCATGTTTTAATGCAGCATTTCTTGCCAATAGTCATACGTGATGCACTGCCAAAACATGTTAGATATGCCATCATAAGATTATGCTTCTTCTTCAAAGATATTTGTTGCAAGGTTATAGATGTAGCCAAGTTAGATAAGTTGCAATCTGACTTGGTTGTTACACTCTGCTTATTGGAGCAATATTTTCCCCCATCTTTCTTGGATATCATGCTTTACTTAACTGCCCATCTTGTTCGAGAAGTCCGATTATGTGGACCAGTTTActtcagatggatgtatccatttgaaagatgcATGAAGGTTCTTAAGAGTTATGTGGGCAGTCGAAAACATCCTGAAGGTTGCATTGTTCAGAGATATTTAGCAGAAAAAGCAattgagttttgttcagaatACCTTAATGGTGTTGATCCTATTGGAGCCCCTCAATCAATTCGAGACTCAAAAGCAAATTTTTTTGACTTGCAAGCATGCAACACACCAATTATAGTGCAACAAGTTGATCTGCAACAAGCACATTTGACTGTGCTAGAAAATATGGAAGAA AAAGATGAAAGGTGGATACAAGATGCTCACAACAAGAGGTTTATTGATTGGTTTCGCACAAAG GTGGCTGCTGAAATTGACAGTTACAATGGTGGAACAACATCGACATTAACATGGTTGGCCCATGGACCGCGTGTGCAAATCCTTAAGTATAATAGTTATGTGATAAATGGTAATTTATACCAAACAAAGGCGCGGGATGATGATAGAGTTTGCCAAAACAGTGGGGTTTCTTTAGTTGCCAACACCATACTTGTATGTAGTGCTAAAGATAAGAATCCCTTGTTAGCTGATGTGTCTTTCTATGGAGTGATTGAAGAAATATGGGAATTAGACTATCATCAATTTCATATTCCTCTTTTCAAGTGTGCGTGGGTTGCAAATGACAAAGGAATAATCAACAACGATGAATGTGGCTTCACCTTAGTCAATTTAAACAAACGAGGACACAAGAATGACAAATTTGTGCTTACAAGTCAAGTCAACCAAGTCTTTTATATTGATGACCCATTAAAAAAGGGGTGGTCAATTGTGCTTCCAGTTCCAAATAGATGTTATGAGGAAGATGATGATGATTGGAGCAGTATTCCAGATTCTCGACCAATTGATGATGTTAATACTCATTGTACTATTCCTGCACATGAAAGATATTTTAGATCAGAAATTGAGGGT GGAGTAGCAGTTGAGGAGATACATGAAGTAGCCGATGCTGAGCTACATGGAGTAGCCGATGCGGAGCTACATGGAGTTACTGATAGAGAAGAACATTCTGTAGATGTGTAG